cgcctcttatgacaagcagagtcgccttttatggcaagcttgggttgctgtgggtaatccggatcttcacggatccttACTCGCTTCGAATAGATGCAAAGTTGGTGATTAGGCGTAAAGGAATGCTCACGCTACATCTTACATTTATTCACCTCTTACTGTCGATAAGGTTACTCTATGTTTTAAATGATCACATTTATACTGTTTAAAACAATTCCTTTACACCgttggtaaacatgaaaacaacaatacatgcatgatatattatatactgattTATTGCAGCACATGGAAAGGTAAGATATTCATGCTTACAAATGAATCACAAGATTGgtggtttttcaaaatgtcctCGCTTCACACGTCTGACAACGACGTTAATTACTGCCCTGTGGGAGCTTCTGCCATCCTACCTGAAAGGCTGCACGGACTTGTCGAAGGTGTTTGAGGTGTAACACGTCGCTCACGAACACGTCGCTCACGAACACGTCGATCAAGGACATCCCATAAATGCTCAATAGGTTTCCAATCCGGTTAAAAGGACATCAAGGCAGAACAGCCACGGTGTTTTAAAGAAGGTCCTGACAAACAATGGCTGTATGTGGTCTGCCGTTGACGCTAAAATGGTACTGATTCACATTAACACAGATCTCAGTGATCTTTTGCTTTATGATCCTACGCCCAGTCTAGCATGGTATCTCTTGCACCTaaaacattgttgctataattACAATAAGATTTATTGTTCAcaattatatttgttgttttacagaTGTTGCGTTTTGGTGTGGTACTCATTCTCATTGTTTCCATTCACTGTTCGCGGATTGAGCTGGACCAAGAATGGGAACGCTTTAAATCACAGTACCAGAAAGTTTACAAGCACAACGAAGAAGTGGACAGGTGAGatcttacgataatattgtcaaaaaAGTTAAGTTTCACAATACGTTGTGAAAAATTATCTGCTTTTGGCATCATATCACCGTAAACGTGTTTCGGAGCATCACGTGTTGTGTAAGTATGTGCGTAGGTGTCCAAATGCTGTGTGTATGTTCGTCCCAAGTAGCTATGAGTATATATGAGTACTTGTATATGTGTTCCAAGTTGCTGTGTatagtgtgtgcgtgcgtgtgtttgtttcagacggGCCATTTGGGAAAATAATGTTGGTGTGATAGAACGTCACAACCTGGAGGCAGACCTTGGACTGCACACCTACAGACTGGGACAAAACAAATATGCCGACATGGTAAGATTCGTGATATGAGTGAGGATCTAATGTTGTCATTGGCATGCAGTCCATCAACAAGTGCAAAATATTTCTATGTTTCGATgcacgccgctttcagcaatattacaacaatatcacgacggcgGACACtagaaaagcgcttcacatactgtTGTTTGGTAGTCGGctgcttcttctcctcctctgTGAGTTACTGTGTTATTTGTTGCAGTCTCTTGAAGAGTTTCAACAGCTGATGACCGGTTATGAAAGGTTCAAGAGTCAAGGTGGTCAGCAGCCGCTTGTCCTGAATGTCAGTACTTCGGACCTGCCGGACACAGTGGACTGGCGGAAGGACGGATACGTCACGAACGTCAAGGATCAGGTCAGTCAGGATGTTCACAGAGCAAACACCTTGGACGTATGTCACAGTTGCTCAGGCTTTGCGAACAAATACTATGTGGTACGTCATTACTACATTATTgcgaatatggttttacgacgTTTCtggcaatattcagcaatatcaagacggtgcacaccagaaatgggcttcacacattgcacccatgtgaggaatcgaacctgggtcttcggcgtgaagagcgaccGCTTTGACCACACGGCCACACCACCGCCCCTTGGCAGATCATGGAAGTGCACGGTCAACTTTATGAAAATCCATTATGAAGATGCAGTTTACTGAATGCAGTCCCTCTCGAAACCGCATATGATTACCATGGCTGAGTGAACTGTACAATGTTTATTATTGTGCCGAATGACTACAGCTTTTCCCTCCGCATTACGTCCAACAACGCGGGAAACACGTGTCTAAGGGTATTGGGCACCGTTATCAGGCAGATAGTACATGAATGTAACAGCAACTCCTGTTTAGGgacttatttacatattttcggATCGTTTTTTTTCACACGAATATCACTGTCTACTGTGCCATAAACTCGCAATTTGCCTTGAGTAAGAGAGCTaggttttacgcctcactcagcaatgttccagcatgaGCGTCGGTGTACGCAAcagggaaccaatgacatgcggcaacaagtcagcgagcctgaccacgcgatcccgacagtcgcctcttacgacaagcattggttgctgaagatcagttctaacccggatcttcaagaaTGTAGGGTGACTTGGAGAAAAGACCGACAGAAATGTCTGTTAAACACCGCTATGTCGAAGTTGAAGCAAATAAATATACGTACGCCTGGAGTTATAACCGAAAATGTTGAgagaaatgaaagagtgaaaGCATTTACTACTAGACAACAGTAAGTTAGACACTTTAATGTTCAATATAACGGTATTAAACTGTCTTCAAGGGGTGTTTTTGTAATCTGTGTATGCAGGCGGCATGTGGAGCGTGCTGGGCGTTTGCTGCCGCCGCTTCTCTTGAAGGACAGCACTTCCGGAAGACGGGACAACTAGTGTCTCTGTCAGAGCAGAACCTGGTCGACTGTTCCAGAAATGGTACGTTTGGGAACAAAGCTTATGTAACTATTCCAAGAGCAGTACCTGCCATAAAAGAGCCTGATCGACAGCATCATGATTGGTAGTTGTCAGAGGAGAACCTCGTTGTACGTAGAGTAGATCCTGGTCTAATATTCTTGGAATGAAAGGTGGCAGAAATATTCAATGAATTATGTCAAGGAATGGTGTAATATTCAAGGAATAAAAATTGTCAGAAAGTAATCACATTTTATAGCCCGTGAAAATTGTGGGCATTCCGATTCCCATCAGTGAGTGATTCTTTTGCGATAGTGTACTGCAACTATAGTTTTGTGTAAAACTTCATAACATGTACTAATGTTCAAAAGACAAGGACAAAATGTACCCATTGAAAGTAAGCAGAGAAACCTATGTCATAAACGTCTTAAGTGATAAGCAATAAATGAATGATTCCATTCATTGATGCACTCTCTTAATTACTGAAGGTAACCTTGGATGTGAAGGAGGGCACATGGCATTGGCATACGATTACATTCGTCAGAATGATGGCATCGACACAGAGGAGTCCTACCCATACGTTGCCGAGGTGAGCTGGAATTCACAAAGTGTTCAAATGTACAAATGTTTCAGAGGGAGAGCAGGTTGCAAGGTAGAAATATTGCACGTGTCAAGTCGGTACAAGGAAATATGATGTTGTGCACGTCGGCGTGAACGTTGAGTTCCTCCTGGTAGATTATAAGCCAAACTGGCATCACGTCAAACACCTTTACTTTATTCTTGCAATAAAAAGTCAGTGCAAATCATTTCCATTGTGCCCTACACATTTCACCACAGGACTGGGTGTACTTGCACAAAGCCAAACAGTATGTTGGGTCATAGACTATAAGCGTGGGAGTTACCCTAAGGTCTTAACCCTAAGGTCATTTCGTTACAGCTGGCTCTTGACAGGTTACCACGGATTTTAACATCATGTTTTCGAACTGAGCCCCGTTTCACAACCCTGTCGTAACGCTATCACTGTCTTGACCTCTACTCTAGGTTTACATAACGCTACGACAGTATtatgaaacggggccctggcaTGTCTAATACACTTCTTTCTTCTTGAACAGCAAGGACCTTGCAAGTTCAAACGAGAAAATGTTGGTGCTACTGATATAGGTTTTGCTGCTGTTATATCCGAGTCTGAGGATGCCTTGAAGAGCGCAGTGGCCTTGGAAGGGCCCATCTCTACAGGCTTGGACTCTTCACCATTAACTTTAATGCTGTACAAGAGCGGTGTCTACAGCTCCCCTGAATGCACCAGCAGCGGCCTCGACCACGCTGTGACTGTCGTTGGCTACGGCATACAGGATAATAAAGACTACTGGCTGCTAAAGAACAGGTAAACACTTGTGTCGTTTGCTAGCTCTTGCAGCTCTGGTTTAAAGTGCAAATCAGGAAGATGATCGAATGGATTGATTTGTGAACGAAGCAGATAAAATGTTGGGATGGAAACCTCAGGTAAGTGGCATGTCCGAAGGCATTACGTTTGCCTGATTGTtggttaacgccgcactcaggcaTTTTCCAGGTATattatggcggtctgtaaacaatcgagtctagaccggaaagtccaatgatcaacagcatgagcgccAATCTACGCAagtgtgatacgatgacatgttgcAACCAAGTTAGCGGGCCTGACCCGATCCAGTatgttgccttttacgacaagcgtaggtGTCTGAAAGCGAATTTTAACAGGGATTTTCAACCAGGAAGAGGATAATATTAACAAATACTAGAAAGACAATCAAGGcgaaccaggattcgaaccgatgaccacccaatcatggCGTGCTCAGGGGACCCAACTagaccactgggctaccctgaTCTCCCTTTGTAAGTAATAACAGACGAGTGGTAAATCAATATCATGCATTAAGTAAAACTGCactatcagaaaaaaaacatttgaggTCATCATATATATCTTCCAGTTGGGGTACCAGTTGGGGCGAGGAAGGATACATGCTCTTAGCACGTAACGATGGCAACATGTGCGGAGTGGCCACGGATGCAACCCTGCCCCTTGTGTAGACGACCGTGACAACACCCAAACTAATGAGACGCCGTAGTTGTTGTTGCAAGGGTACCATATCTGTTCAGTAGTCCCATAACTACTGTGAACACACACGGATATCAATAAAGAACAAATAAAGATATATGATAACAATCAGTCTGTGTGTTTCTagttgttcttgttgtttccagtgacagtgaaaatgaataaaaaaaccGATGTAACAAAAAACGTTTTTAGTTAAGAAAACGTAACGAAATTACGAAGTCTACAAGAAGTAGAAAAAAGGTGCTCAGTCAGGCTTTCATAGAAGCTTACACCttaggtgactgacaagtccCTACCGTGTGCCTATAATGAAGCCAGTAAAGTGCCGACACAAATGGAGCCTGTTATAGaaagtcactgtcacatcaGAACACAAATGGACATCTTGTGTTGTTCATGAAACAATTAAATCGTTTCGTTGTAGATATCTGAAGGACATTACATGTGTTCCTGTTTCGACTTGCGCCGAGTGTGCTCGTATATTTTGCTATGCTTAGTATGTGTCTCTGATGATGGCCACAGGATACCGTTTTAGGAACACCTACCATTATTACTTTTTGAGATCAGGTTCATGGTATATTCAAATCAGACACATGACCCTGCAGATATATTTTGTAGAATATGTAAATGGCTTTGAGGTATTTTTATCATAAACACAGTTTGGAACAGGGTCAAGAGAATCAGGAATCTGATCGAACACAGAACTGCCATGGAGTCGAAATCTCCGGGTCATGAATAACAAATAGagcaaggggagacaactgaagACGACGACCTGACAATATTTCATCGAGGGTAGGGGGTAATTTCACGGTAGGTGTCATGTTCGGGCTCTATGAAACATCactttctgagtgagtgagtctggttttacgccgcctttagcaatgttccagcaatatcgcggcaaGGGACACTGGAAGCTCCATTCAACGTAGAAACTATCATAGCATGCAAAAAAGCACTACATGTATTTGGATAAATAATACTTCCCTTTCGCATTTTTAGGAAACCTGATAACTTTGACAAGGGAGAAAAGCCATAACGTTTTCAACACTGTTATTTGAAAGCTCGGCTATACGCGAGTCTGTCATGATGCTACTCTGTAGCAGCAAACCGGGGCTATGTCCATTCGCATTACAGTAAATATCAATACGATGTCTCGGCGTGAAAGACTAACAACaataatatgaaagaatcgCATGTTCTTTGTCCTCGTGGtagatttgttgtttaaagccgcgtTCAGCATtgagtttgtaaataatcgagtctggaccagacaatcctgtgatcaacagaatgagcaccAATTTACTCAGTTGGAATACTCTGTAATACTAATTTTGCATTTGTATAGAACCCCGGATGTGCCGAAGAATTTACGTAGGCCATTTCATATTCGAAGGCCagctcccccaccccaccccaccccacccccaaaccCATCAAGGTCTCCACTCCACCCCACCAAGGTCCCCAACCCGCCAAGGTCTCCACCCCACCAAGCCCCACCCCACCAAGGTCCTCATCCCACCAAGGTTCCTACCCCATACCCACCAAGGTCCCCACCCTATGTCATTCTGAGCCGTTAATTATAAGTTCCTTAAAACATGAGTTACTCGGGCATGTGACACTCACCCGTCACATCCATCCCATCTCGAACTATATTGTATGTAATTCATACTCCTGAAACTGATACCCACAAACCATTTGTAGGTTTGAATAAAAACTGGAAACATTACACTACTGAAAAGAACTTGCATCTATACAACGTGTCCACGCTGTTGTTTGTTATCTGACACTCCGTTATACACACAGCTGATGTACTTCGAACTTCTACGAAACAAACAGGAGATTCATTTGATAACTGCGCGATATGGAAATCAATGTGTTAAACACCTGTTCATCTGGACCCTCATTTCAGGGTTGATGTGTACACGGAAATGTAAATGGCTTTCACCTGATGATACACTTCTTTTACGACATGCCACACGTCAGTGACATGAGTTATTCAGAGATGTCCTACAGATACCGTTAGTACAACAGCAAAGGGCAGGGCCCGCGACAAGGGGATCTCGTGCCATTGACGGTGTAGACTGGTTCCTTGAGTTGTTATCCTCTGTTCAACTGCTTGGTGAGTAGACCCTGAACATGGTGGCTAGaaatgtagtttatttattaaAGCGTGGTTTGGTTTCTAAGATGGGTTTCAGTATCTAACCTTTAAACCTCCCAAATCAAATGGAGATTTCGAGTTTAATATTTTCATTCCTTGGACGGGAATGTCCTGAATTATGTGCTACCAGTGTTTGTAAGTTTGGACTCTATTGTGTTCTACAAGCTGTGAATATTTTACAGtggtttatttttattttaaaccTAGTAAATAATGATATCATTATTTCTGCATTAATATATATTCACACCAAGCGGATTAAGTGTGGTCAAGACTGAGTGTTCTTTCGCACTATATCTAATTGTGTAACCCCTTTGTTATTTCACACGGTATTCTTTTGTGTACGGATTTCTTGATTAATTTGATAGTTCCAGTTTGGAAGTCAGCATGTCATAACTATTTTATTTATTGACTGCATGTTCGGTTTAACAGGTTTTATTTGCTTAATTTAACGAATGATTTACTTATTTCTCTTAAATAAATTATCACTGTGCCTAATTTCTAACCTAATTCGAAAAGAACTGGCAAATATTTTGACTCTCGGTGTTTTACAGATGTTGCGTACGTGTGTGCTGCTCTCACTTTTGGTGTCCACCATCTGTTCGATGATCGATCTTGACCAGGAATGGGAACGCTTTAAGTCGCAGCACCAAAAGGCGTACATCAGTGGTGAAGAAGCTGATAGGTGGACTCTGGCAATCACTTTGATACTAGTTGCATTACATTTAAATCGAACATTCATTTGCATTTTCCAAACTACCACCAACTCTCGTGTTTTCTCATGACGAGGAGGAAATGTTTGTGTGGTGCATTATGCTATATGTGTTGTATGGTACCCAAAATTAAATACAtgcatattgttttcatttaatgttaGATTTATTCAAATAACTGTTTATGCATATATCAGGTGACCACGTATTGCATGTATGtcatgtgtggtgtgtgtgtttgttgcagACGAGTCATATGGGAAAACAATCTTGGAGTGATAGAACGTCACAACCTGGAGGCAGACCGTGGACAGCATACCTACAGACTCGGACAAAACAAATATGCCGACATGGTAAGATTCATGATCTGTGTCAAGATCTAAAGAAGTCATGGACATGCAGTCCTTGAACATATGTAAATCATTTGTATTTCGGTGCAAAGTGAGTACTGCTAtatgagttttacaccgcttttagcaatatgcaatattccagcaatatcacggtaatATATGGTAAGATTCTCAATCTGAAGCTGAAAGTTCACACGACTTAAACTTGAAAGGTGTTTAGATTAAACTGGGCAGGTTTATAAGATTTGAGTGAGCATGTTGtatcgccgcttttagcaccaTAGCTGCAGTTTGACGGTAGGAACCCCAGGAATGCCCTTCACACATCGAGGAATCGAACCTCGGTCTCCtgcgtgacgatcgaacgctttaataGCTAAGGTACCATATCGTTCCTTACATTGCATTACGGTGTGTATTTGTACCTTTTTATATCATCTCTGTACCTAGCTGCAGTGATGGACGTTTGTAAAGATTACATCGATAATACAGATTCAGTACTGATACATTCCATCCAACATACAGCGTCCCAAGAGTGAAACATGTAATAGCTGTTTGGTTTTAACGGGATCGAAATGAATTACATTTACACCATGGAGTGAAAATAGAAGCCACATAACACTCCAGACCATAAGAAAAGAATCGACTGTACAgctgtgactatatcatgagcagatatttgtttcagcagtattacagctgtacgaagttgtttgtaaacaatcatgtctgaaccacacaatccagtgatagacaCATGATGCATAATTGTCCCACGACCtcctgaaaatgtttttttcgtAAAAGTCCTATT
This portion of the Haliotis asinina isolate JCU_RB_2024 chromosome 10, JCU_Hal_asi_v2, whole genome shotgun sequence genome encodes:
- the LOC137298077 gene encoding cathepsin L2-like isoform X1, with the protein product MFIKGLIFTDRGISAVFKIDSQMLRFGVVLILIVSIHCSRIELDQEWERFKSQYQKVYKHNEEVDRRAIWENNVGVIERHNLEADLGLHTYRLGQNKYADMSLEEFQQLMTGYERFKSQGGQQPLVLNVSTSDLPDTVDWRKDGYVTNVKDQAACGACWAFAAAASLEGQHFRKTGQLVSLSEQNLVDCSRNGNLGCEGGHMALAYDYIRQNDGIDTEESYPYVAEQGPCKFKRENVGATDIGFAAVISESEDALKSAVALEGPISTGLDSSPLTLMLYKSGVYSSPECTSSGLDHAVTVVGYGIQDNKDYWLLKNSWGTSWGEEGYMLLARNDGNMCGVATDATLPLV
- the LOC137298077 gene encoding cathepsin L2-like isoform X2, producing the protein MTLVTMLRFGVVLILIVSIHCSRIELDQEWERFKSQYQKVYKHNEEVDRRAIWENNVGVIERHNLEADLGLHTYRLGQNKYADMSLEEFQQLMTGYERFKSQGGQQPLVLNVSTSDLPDTVDWRKDGYVTNVKDQAACGACWAFAAAASLEGQHFRKTGQLVSLSEQNLVDCSRNGNLGCEGGHMALAYDYIRQNDGIDTEESYPYVAEQGPCKFKRENVGATDIGFAAVISESEDALKSAVALEGPISTGLDSSPLTLMLYKSGVYSSPECTSSGLDHAVTVVGYGIQDNKDYWLLKNSWGTSWGEEGYMLLARNDGNMCGVATDATLPLV
- the LOC137298077 gene encoding cathepsin L2-like isoform X3, which produces MLRFGVVLILIVSIHCSRIELDQEWERFKSQYQKVYKHNEEVDRRAIWENNVGVIERHNLEADLGLHTYRLGQNKYADMSLEEFQQLMTGYERFKSQGGQQPLVLNVSTSDLPDTVDWRKDGYVTNVKDQAACGACWAFAAAASLEGQHFRKTGQLVSLSEQNLVDCSRNGNLGCEGGHMALAYDYIRQNDGIDTEESYPYVAEQGPCKFKRENVGATDIGFAAVISESEDALKSAVALEGPISTGLDSSPLTLMLYKSGVYSSPECTSSGLDHAVTVVGYGIQDNKDYWLLKNSWGTSWGEEGYMLLARNDGNMCGVATDATLPLV